The following proteins are co-located in the Deinococcus radiotolerans genome:
- the clpB gene encoding ATP-dependent chaperone ClpB has translation MNPERFTEASLQALQAAQGLAQQSGHQNLTPAHLLRTLTDNDTAARALTLAGGDLTQIRAALDAELAKLPRVQGGEGQLYLDPALARAFQKADTLAGQLGDSFVAADALLLALRGEYRGKGLPTEIDLNRAVNEQRKGKTVTTKTSEQQFDALAKYGTDLTQRARDGKFDPVIGRDEEIRRAMQILLRRTKNNPVLIGEPGVGKTAIAEGLAIRIVKGDVPDGLKNKRIVSLEMGSLLAGAKFRGEFEERLKGVIDEVIGSAGEVILFVDEIHTIVGAGKTEGSPDAGNMLKPALARGELHLIGATTLSEYREIEKDPALERRFQPVFVNEPSVEDTISILRGIKERYQVHHNVEITDPALVAAAGLSHRYITDRQLPDKAIDLIDESAARLRMALESSPERIDQLERRKLQLEIEREALKREKDQDSQNRLLDIEGALKGITDELADVRARWEGERHEVAALREKREALDQVRTDMEKAKRDYDLQRAAELEYGRLPQLEKEVTELEQKLKGAEFAHTQVTEEDIASVVSRWTGIPVNKLMEGEREKLLKLEEQLHGRVIGQDRAIVSVADAIRRSRAGLSDPNRPLGSFMFLGPTGVGKTELAKALAEFLFDSQDAMVRIDMSEYMEKHTVARLIGAPPGYVGFEEGGQLTEAVRRRPYAVLLFDEIEKAHPDVFNVLLQVLDDGRLTDGQGRTVDFRNTLIILTSNIGSPLILEMQHRGEDATAIRDAVMGELQGHFRPEFLNRVDDIIVFDALTAADLHRIVDIQMRGLIRRLAERRVSLHLTGAAKDRLAQIGYDPAFGARPLKRAISREIETPLAREILQGNVPDNSSLTVDYDGTNFQFQTGALN, from the coding sequence TTGAACCCTGAACGCTTTACCGAGGCCAGCCTGCAGGCCCTCCAGGCCGCGCAGGGGCTCGCGCAGCAGAGCGGGCACCAGAACCTCACCCCCGCGCACCTGCTGCGCACCCTGACCGACAACGACACCGCCGCCCGCGCCCTGACCCTGGCCGGCGGCGACCTGACGCAGATTCGCGCCGCGCTGGACGCCGAACTGGCCAAGCTGCCGCGCGTGCAGGGCGGCGAGGGTCAGCTGTACCTCGACCCCGCACTGGCCCGCGCCTTTCAGAAGGCCGATACCCTGGCCGGGCAGCTCGGCGACTCGTTCGTGGCCGCCGACGCCCTCCTGCTCGCCCTGCGCGGCGAGTACCGCGGCAAGGGGCTGCCCACCGAAATCGACCTGAACCGCGCCGTGAACGAGCAGCGCAAAGGAAAGACCGTGACGACCAAAACCAGTGAACAGCAGTTCGACGCCCTCGCCAAGTACGGCACCGACCTCACGCAGCGCGCCCGCGACGGCAAATTCGACCCCGTCATCGGCCGCGACGAGGAGATCCGACGCGCCATGCAGATCCTCCTGCGCCGCACGAAGAACAACCCCGTGCTGATCGGCGAACCCGGCGTGGGCAAGACCGCCATCGCCGAGGGGCTCGCGATCCGCATCGTGAAGGGCGACGTGCCCGACGGCCTGAAGAACAAGCGCATCGTCAGCCTGGAAATGGGCAGCCTGCTGGCCGGCGCGAAGTTCCGCGGTGAATTCGAGGAACGCCTCAAGGGCGTCATCGACGAGGTCATCGGCTCGGCGGGCGAGGTCATCCTGTTCGTGGACGAGATCCACACCATCGTCGGCGCGGGCAAGACCGAAGGCAGCCCCGACGCGGGCAACATGCTCAAGCCCGCCCTGGCGCGCGGTGAACTGCACCTGATCGGCGCGACGACCCTCAGCGAGTACCGCGAGATCGAGAAGGACCCCGCCCTGGAACGCCGCTTCCAGCCGGTGTTCGTGAACGAACCCAGCGTGGAGGACACGATCTCGATCCTGCGCGGCATCAAGGAGCGCTATCAGGTCCACCACAACGTGGAGATCACCGACCCGGCACTGGTCGCCGCCGCGGGGCTCTCGCACCGCTACATCACCGACCGGCAGCTGCCGGACAAGGCCATCGACCTGATCGACGAGTCCGCCGCGCGCCTGCGCATGGCGCTGGAGAGCAGCCCCGAACGCATCGACCAGCTCGAACGCCGCAAGCTCCAGCTGGAGATCGAGCGGGAAGCCCTGAAGCGAGAGAAGGATCAGGACAGCCAGAACCGCCTGCTGGACATCGAGGGTGCCCTGAAGGGCATCACCGACGAGCTGGCCGACGTCCGCGCCCGCTGGGAGGGCGAGCGGCACGAGGTCGCCGCGCTGCGCGAGAAGCGCGAGGCGCTTGATCAGGTGCGCACCGACATGGAGAAGGCCAAGCGCGACTACGACCTACAACGCGCCGCCGAACTGGAGTACGGCCGCCTGCCGCAACTGGAGAAGGAAGTCACCGAGCTGGAGCAGAAGCTCAAGGGCGCCGAGTTCGCGCACACCCAGGTGACCGAGGAGGACATCGCGTCCGTCGTGAGCCGCTGGACCGGGATTCCCGTGAACAAGCTGATGGAGGGCGAACGCGAGAAACTCCTGAAGCTGGAAGAGCAGCTGCATGGCCGCGTGATCGGGCAGGACCGCGCGATCGTGAGCGTCGCGGACGCCATCCGCCGCAGCCGCGCCGGGCTCAGTGACCCGAACCGGCCGCTGGGCAGCTTCATGTTCCTCGGGCCGACCGGGGTGGGCAAGACCGAGCTGGCCAAGGCCCTCGCGGAGTTCCTGTTCGACAGTCAGGACGCCATGGTCCGCATCGACATGAGCGAGTACATGGAGAAGCACACCGTCGCCCGCCTGATCGGCGCGCCTCCCGGATACGTGGGCTTCGAGGAGGGCGGCCAGCTGACCGAGGCCGTGCGCCGCCGTCCCTACGCCGTGCTGCTGTTCGACGAGATCGAGAAGGCCCACCCGGACGTGTTCAACGTGCTGCTGCAGGTGCTCGACGACGGCCGCCTGACCGACGGGCAGGGCCGCACGGTGGACTTCCGCAACACGCTGATCATCCTGACGAGCAACATCGGCTCGCCGCTGATCCTGGAGATGCAGCACCGCGGTGAGGACGCCACCGCCATCCGCGACGCCGTGATGGGCGAGTTGCAGGGCCACTTCCGCCCGGAGTTCCTGAACCGCGTGGACGACATCATCGTGTTCGACGCGCTGACGGCCGCCGACCTGCACCGGATCGTGGACATTCAGATGCGCGGCCTGATCCGCCGCCTCGCCGAGCGCCGCGTGAGCCTGCACCTGACCGGCGCCGCGAAGGACCGTCTGGCACAGATCGGGTACGACCCGGCCTTCGGCGCGCGCCCCCTGAAACGCGCCATCAGCCGCGAGATCGAGACGCCGCTGGCCCGCGAGATCCTCCAGGGGAACGTACCGGACAACAGCAGCCTGACCGTGGACTACGACGGTACGAACTTCCAGTTTCAGACGGGCGCGCTGAACTGA
- a CDS encoding lipocalin family protein has protein sequence MRLKFSPVLAALLLSGCAPVQSVVNPVQLPAATDFGAHANPMEWWYVSAYLPGEGLALHWAQFRVQDARLPAALMISHVAVTDLRTGQPTFLEQPAGTGEVASPPLRLRQGAWTLTQAGPEPTAPLALKAGPLELTLTPVKGPVLHPPGYSGSAETGVLFYQGITRLDLSGTVNGRAVRGQAWLDHQWGNQIPGRSALWDWFSVHLGDGRDLMVYRVRRPDGGVAQLIGSVVDADGRARAVPGLRAEPGEVWTRPSGRAYTLGWRLVSDEFDLGVRVVRREQELLSRSTRIAYWEGPIEVKGTWADGPVTGTGMMELVSGPWTP, from the coding sequence ATGCGTCTCAAGTTCAGTCCGGTGCTGGCGGCCCTTCTCCTGAGCGGGTGCGCGCCGGTGCAGTCGGTCGTGAATCCAGTCCAGCTGCCCGCTGCCACGGACTTCGGGGCGCACGCGAACCCGATGGAGTGGTGGTACGTGAGCGCGTATCTGCCCGGCGAGGGGCTGGCGCTGCACTGGGCGCAGTTCCGGGTGCAGGACGCCCGGCTGCCTGCGGCGCTGATGATCTCGCACGTGGCGGTGACGGATCTGCGCACCGGACAGCCGACGTTCCTGGAGCAGCCTGCCGGGACGGGTGAGGTGGCCTCTCCCCCACTGCGGCTGAGGCAGGGGGCGTGGACGCTGACGCAGGCGGGCCCTGAGCCGACCGCGCCGCTGGCCCTGAAGGCCGGGCCGCTGGAGCTGACGCTGACGCCCGTGAAGGGGCCGGTGCTGCACCCGCCGGGGTACAGCGGCAGCGCTGAGACGGGCGTGCTGTTCTACCAGGGGATCACGCGGCTGGATCTAAGCGGCACGGTGAACGGGCGCGCGGTGCGGGGGCAGGCGTGGCTGGATCACCAGTGGGGGAACCAGATTCCGGGCCGCTCGGCGCTGTGGGACTGGTTCAGCGTGCATCTGGGGGACGGGCGTGACCTGATGGTGTACCGGGTGCGCCGCCCGGACGGGGGTGTGGCGCAGCTGATCGGCAGCGTGGTGGACGCGGACGGGCGGGCGCGGGCTGTGCCGGGCCTGCGGGCCGAGCCGGGTGAGGTGTGGACCAGACCCAGCGGGCGCGCCTACACGCTGGGCTGGCGGCTGGTATCCGACGAGTTCGACCTGGGTGTGCGGGTGGTGCGGCGTGAACAGGAGCTGCTGAGCCGCAGCACCCGCATCGCGTACTGGGAGGGGCCGATTGAGGTGAAGGGCACCTGGGCGGACGGGCCGGTCACGGGGACCGGCATGATGGAACTCGTCAGCGGACCCTGGACCCCGTGA
- a CDS encoding ABC transporter ATP-binding protein translates to MPKPMLELDNIHTYYDHIHALKGISLTVNEGEIVALIGGNGAGKTTTLRTISGMMKPRTGTMTFEGQTIAGIPAHHIMQKGISHVPEGRRIFKDMSVRENLDVGAYTVTDRSVIENRIQEGFGFFPRLKEREHQLGGTMSGGEQQMLAIARALMVAPRLLLLDEPSMGLSPLFVEAIFDIIVKLNKERGTTVLLVEQNANMALQIAHRAYVLQTGEIKLSGNAYDIAMDESVRKAYLGEE, encoded by the coding sequence ATGCCTAAGCCCATGCTCGAACTCGACAACATCCACACGTACTACGACCACATTCACGCCCTGAAAGGCATCAGCCTGACCGTGAACGAGGGTGAGATCGTCGCCCTGATCGGCGGGAACGGCGCCGGGAAGACCACCACGCTGCGCACCATCAGCGGCATGATGAAACCCCGCACGGGCACCATGACCTTCGAGGGTCAGACCATCGCCGGGATTCCCGCGCATCACATCATGCAAAAGGGCATCAGTCACGTGCCCGAGGGCCGCCGGATCTTCAAGGACATGAGTGTCCGCGAGAACCTGGACGTGGGCGCATACACCGTGACCGACCGCAGCGTGATCGAGAACCGCATCCAGGAGGGCTTCGGGTTCTTCCCACGCCTGAAGGAACGCGAGCATCAGCTGGGCGGCACCATGTCGGGCGGGGAGCAGCAGATGCTCGCCATTGCGCGCGCGCTGATGGTCGCGCCCCGCCTGCTGCTGCTGGACGAGCCCAGCATGGGCCTGTCCCCCCTGTTCGTGGAGGCGATCTTCGACATCATCGTAAAGCTGAACAAAGAGCGCGGCACGACCGTGCTGCTCGTGGAGCAGAACGCGAACATGGCGCTGCAGATCGCGCACCGCGCGTACGTGCTGCAGACCGGTGAGATCAAACTGTCCGGCAACGCCTACGACATCGCCATGGATGAGAGCGTCCGCAAGGCGTACCTCGGCGAGGAGTAA
- a CDS encoding ABC transporter ATP-binding protein produces the protein MSGNILEVAGVTKVFGGLTAVNDVTMNIPDRSIVSVIGPNGAGKTTFFNMITGIYEPTKGTIRLDGRELVGLRPDQVTEAGIARTFQNIRLFSTMTSEENIMVGRHSRLKSGFLDAVLRTKKFHDGEQEARDAARIMLDFVGLGKWRNELATNLPYGDQRKLEIARALATTPKLILLDEPAAGMNPRETEDLKALIRRVRDELGVTVCLIEHDMRLVMTLSEHITVLDYGSLIAEGKPHQVRNDPRVMEAYLGRGAAAGDYGKEERPHA, from the coding sequence GTGAGCGGCAATATCCTCGAAGTGGCGGGTGTTACGAAGGTCTTCGGTGGTCTGACCGCCGTGAATGACGTGACCATGAACATCCCCGACCGCAGCATCGTCAGCGTGATCGGGCCCAACGGCGCGGGCAAGACCACCTTCTTCAACATGATCACCGGCATCTACGAGCCGACCAAGGGCACCATCCGCCTGGACGGCCGCGAGCTCGTGGGCCTGCGCCCCGATCAGGTGACGGAAGCCGGGATCGCGCGCACCTTCCAGAACATCCGCCTGTTCTCCACCATGACCAGCGAGGAGAACATCATGGTGGGCCGCCACAGCCGCCTGAAGAGCGGGTTCCTGGACGCCGTGCTGCGCACCAAGAAGTTCCACGACGGCGAGCAGGAGGCGCGCGACGCCGCGCGGATCATGCTGGACTTCGTGGGCCTGGGCAAGTGGCGCAACGAACTGGCCACCAACCTCCCCTACGGGGACCAGCGCAAGCTGGAGATCGCCCGCGCGCTGGCCACCACGCCGAAGCTGATCCTGCTGGACGAACCGGCTGCCGGGATGAACCCCCGCGAGACCGAGGACCTGAAGGCCCTGATCCGCCGCGTGCGTGATGAACTGGGCGTGACGGTCTGCCTGATCGAGCACGACATGCGCCTCGTGATGACCCTGTCCGAGCACATCACCGTGCTGGACTACGGCAGCCTGATCGCCGAGGGCAAACCGCACCAGGTGCGGAACGACCCGCGCGTGATGGAAGCGTACCTGGGCCGCGGCGCCGCCGCCGGCGATTACGGGAAGGAAGAACGCCCCCATGCCTAA
- a CDS encoding branched-chain amino acid ABC transporter permease — protein MTAATLKKPKATGPDRTILLVLFFIVTSAFLLISHNGDLLPQLGSVGTALRNPIVEALMVSLFLANILFAYLWRAAPWAKALVGVGSLLFVLPMAGREDTSLLDLSIQIMIFAALALGLNIVVGLAGLLDLGYVAFFAVGAYTWGIVGSPRFAEILKYFGENPGGTNSGTLAIGLVLTAVTAASMVYINRLTARTAPTAATAWSFRLASVGLVAGVILTVRALLVLLAPQADGLAGGLNAGFFWLFLALSIFAAAAVGVLIGLPVLKLKGDYLAIITLGLGEVIRVLANNLDLYTGGSQGITPIKSASVPWFDAAAGALGFTEDQYYLLFLYVLVLIMIGLILTVNVRLDKSRIGRAWVAIRDDEVAAQAMGVPLMQTKLIAFATGASFAGVMGMIFAAKQQFISPESFVLNQSIAILSMVILGGMGSFPGVILGATVVTLLNLRILPGLGEATANLGIPQQVNPGQLQRLIFGAILVTMMLLRPEGLLPNRRRQLELHHDENQEDESAQGNAGALTNASGDVYSAGLAPVKEDDKAGGSR, from the coding sequence ATGACCGCCGCCACCCTCAAGAAACCGAAGGCGACCGGGCCCGACCGCACGATCCTGCTGGTGCTGTTCTTCATCGTGACCAGCGCGTTCCTGCTGATCTCGCACAACGGCGATCTGCTGCCGCAGCTGGGCAGCGTGGGCACCGCCCTGCGCAACCCCATCGTGGAAGCCCTGATGGTCAGCCTGTTCCTGGCGAACATCCTGTTCGCGTACCTGTGGCGCGCCGCACCCTGGGCGAAGGCCCTGGTCGGTGTGGGTAGCCTGCTGTTCGTGCTGCCCATGGCCGGGCGTGAGGACACCAGCCTCCTCGACCTGAGCATCCAGATCATGATCTTCGCCGCGCTGGCCCTGGGCCTGAACATCGTGGTGGGCCTCGCGGGCCTGCTTGACCTGGGGTACGTGGCCTTCTTCGCCGTGGGCGCGTACACCTGGGGCATCGTGGGCAGCCCGCGCTTCGCGGAGATCCTGAAGTACTTCGGCGAGAACCCGGGCGGCACGAACTCCGGCACGCTGGCCATCGGGCTGGTCCTGACCGCCGTGACGGCCGCGAGCATGGTGTACATCAACCGCCTGACCGCCCGCACCGCTCCCACAGCCGCGACCGCCTGGAGTTTCCGGCTGGCCAGCGTGGGTCTGGTCGCTGGCGTGATCCTGACCGTCCGCGCGCTGCTGGTGCTCCTCGCGCCACAGGCAGACGGGCTGGCGGGCGGCCTGAACGCCGGGTTCTTCTGGCTGTTCCTGGCGCTGAGCATCTTCGCTGCGGCCGCCGTGGGCGTCCTGATCGGCCTGCCGGTCCTGAAACTCAAGGGCGACTACCTGGCGATCATCACGCTGGGCCTGGGTGAAGTGATCCGCGTGCTGGCCAACAACCTGGACCTGTACACCGGCGGCTCGCAGGGCATCACGCCCATCAAGAGCGCCTCCGTGCCGTGGTTCGACGCGGCGGCGGGCGCGCTGGGCTTCACCGAAGACCAGTACTACCTGCTGTTCCTGTACGTGCTGGTACTGATCATGATCGGCCTGATCCTGACCGTGAACGTGCGCCTCGACAAGAGCCGCATCGGCCGCGCGTGGGTCGCCATCCGTGACGACGAGGTCGCCGCGCAGGCCATGGGCGTGCCCCTGATGCAGACCAAGCTGATCGCCTTCGCGACCGGCGCAAGCTTCGCCGGGGTCATGGGCATGATCTTCGCCGCCAAGCAGCAGTTCATCAGCCCCGAGAGCTTCGTGCTGAACCAGAGCATCGCGATTCTGTCCATGGTCATCCTTGGCGGCATGGGCTCGTTCCCCGGCGTGATCCTGGGCGCGACCGTCGTAACGCTGCTGAACCTGCGCATCCTGCCCGGCCTGGGCGAGGCCACCGCGAACCTGGGTATTCCGCAGCAGGTGAACCCGGGCCAGCTGCAACGCCTGATCTTCGGCGCGATTCTGGTGACCATGATGCTGCTCAGGCCCGAGGGGCTCCTGCCCAACCGGCGAAGGCAGCTGGAACTGCATCACGACGAGAACCAGGAAGACGAGAGCGCCCAGGGCAACGCCGGCGCCCTCACGAACGCCAGCGGCGACGTGTACAGCGCCGGGCTCGCCCCGGTGAAGGAAGACGACAAGGCAGGGGGCAGCAGGTGA
- a CDS encoding branched-chain amino acid ABC transporter permease, which produces MDLSTLLPFLANVIVGGLVLGFVYAIIALGYTMVYGVLQLINFAHSEVFITGAVVGFEVFRILAPVNMNGYLKLLIALLAAMLISGLLNVVIERLAYRPLRNAPKLVPLITAIGVSLILQDVLRVIEGFQGRFDLTYTLPAGFAAKFCSAESSCAPLGNFLRQIGVDVQLKDVILVVVALVSLGVLNYLVNRTRLGKAIRAVAQDRVTAGLMGIDANRMISATFLIGGALGGISGVLFGMKFGTVNAYSGFDPGIIAFTAAVLGGIGSIPGAVLGGLTLGVIQNLIGVMNVFGGALHLANLEAIDASYQRIGAFIVLVLILIFKPTGLLGKSNVEKV; this is translated from the coding sequence TTGGACCTATCCACTCTGCTGCCCTTCCTGGCGAACGTGATCGTCGGGGGGCTCGTACTGGGCTTTGTGTACGCCATCATCGCCCTGGGTTACACCATGGTGTACGGCGTACTCCAGCTCATCAACTTCGCGCACAGTGAGGTCTTCATCACGGGCGCCGTCGTTGGCTTTGAAGTGTTCCGTATCCTCGCGCCCGTCAACATGAACGGGTACCTGAAACTGCTGATTGCGCTGCTGGCCGCCATGCTCATCTCGGGCCTGCTGAACGTGGTCATCGAGCGCCTCGCCTACCGGCCCCTGCGCAACGCCCCGAAACTGGTGCCGCTGATCACCGCGATCGGCGTGTCCCTGATCCTTCAGGACGTGCTGCGCGTCATTGAGGGCTTCCAGGGCCGGTTCGACCTGACCTACACGCTGCCTGCTGGCTTCGCCGCGAAATTCTGCAGCGCCGAGAGCAGCTGCGCGCCCCTGGGCAACTTCCTGCGTCAGATTGGCGTGGACGTGCAGCTCAAGGACGTGATTCTGGTCGTGGTGGCGCTGGTCAGCCTGGGCGTCCTGAACTACCTCGTGAACCGCACCCGCCTGGGCAAGGCGATCCGCGCCGTGGCGCAGGACCGCGTCACCGCGGGCTTGATGGGCATCGACGCCAACCGCATGATCAGCGCGACCTTCCTGATCGGCGGCGCGCTGGGCGGCATCAGCGGCGTGCTGTTCGGCATGAAGTTCGGCACGGTCAACGCCTACAGCGGCTTCGACCCGGGCATCATCGCCTTCACGGCCGCCGTACTGGGCGGGATCGGCTCAATCCCCGGCGCCGTGCTGGGCGGCCTGACCCTGGGCGTCATCCAGAACCTGATCGGCGTGATGAACGTGTTCGGTGGGGCCCTGCACCTCGCGAACCTGGAAGCCATTGACGCCAGTTACCAGCGCATCGGGGCGTTCATCGTGCTCGTGCTGATCCTGATCTTCAAACCCACCGGTCTGCTCGGCAAGAGCAACGTGGAGAAAGTATGA
- a CDS encoding branched-chain amino acid ABC transporter substrate-binding protein, with product MKKSALSLTVLAALALGTASAQTTIKIASLSPLSGGQSDLGTQIRNGAQLAVNEYKAQFKKLGFDLVLVPYDDQADPATGTAAARKIAADRQILAVVGTLNSGVAIPASAALVASKVAMVSPANTANGVTDRGLSNMNRIVARDDAQGPAGANFISGNLKAKKVYVLNDKTAYGEGLAKEVEKALKAKGVTVSANEGTEEKSDFSSIVAKIKLANPDAIYFGGIYNQVGVFIKQLREAGLNTPVVGGDGLDSGELPVIVGEANANNIYFTTVAAPLSALPAAKVFATNYKKTFNDDAQGFGAFGYDAAKVVVQGVLNAVRANGNKAPSRAQVESAIRKGSFTGLLSGNVSFNSAGDRKAATLYVMNVTSGKFKLSTSIPVKPVKQ from the coding sequence ATGAAGAAATCCGCACTGAGCCTGACCGTTCTCGCCGCCCTCGCCCTGGGCACCGCCTCCGCCCAGACCACCATCAAGATCGCCAGCCTCAGCCCCCTCTCCGGCGGCCAGAGCGACCTCGGCACCCAGATCCGCAACGGCGCCCAGCTCGCCGTCAACGAATACAAAGCCCAGTTCAAAAAACTCGGCTTCGACCTCGTCCTCGTCCCCTACGACGACCAGGCTGACCCCGCCACCGGCACCGCCGCCGCCCGCAAGATCGCCGCCGACCGCCAGATCCTCGCCGTCGTCGGCACCCTCAACAGCGGCGTCGCCATCCCCGCCAGCGCCGCCCTGGTCGCCAGCAAGGTCGCCATGGTCAGCCCCGCCAACACCGCCAACGGCGTCACCGACCGCGGCCTGAGCAACATGAACCGCATCGTCGCCCGTGACGACGCGCAGGGTCCCGCCGGCGCCAACTTCATCAGCGGCAACCTGAAAGCCAAGAAGGTCTACGTCCTCAACGACAAGACCGCCTACGGCGAAGGCCTGGCCAAGGAAGTCGAGAAGGCCCTGAAAGCCAAGGGCGTGACCGTCAGCGCGAACGAAGGCACAGAGGAGAAGAGTGACTTCTCCAGCATCGTGGCCAAGATCAAACTGGCAAACCCCGACGCGATCTACTTCGGCGGCATCTACAACCAGGTGGGCGTGTTCATCAAGCAGCTGCGCGAAGCGGGCCTGAATACCCCCGTGGTGGGCGGCGACGGCCTCGACAGCGGCGAACTGCCCGTGATCGTCGGCGAGGCGAACGCCAACAACATCTACTTCACGACCGTGGCCGCGCCCCTGAGCGCGCTGCCCGCCGCGAAGGTCTTCGCCACCAACTACAAGAAGACCTTCAACGACGACGCCCAGGGCTTCGGCGCCTTCGGGTACGACGCCGCCAAGGTGGTCGTGCAGGGCGTGCTGAACGCCGTGCGGGCCAATGGCAACAAGGCGCCCAGCCGCGCGCAGGTGGAGAGCGCCATCCGCAAGGGCAGCTTCACCGGCCTGCTCTCCGGCAACGTCAGCTTCAACTCCGCCGGTGACCGCAAGGCCGCGACCCTGTACGTGATGAACGTCACCTCCGGGAAGTTCAAGCTCAGCACCAGCATCCCCGTCAAGCCCGTCAAGCAGTGA
- a CDS encoding M1 family metallopeptidase yields the protein MPRLIRTGALMCLLTTGQAVPTPSHTDTLLDSLYPQLGQPGLNVLHYDVRLDIPQPGTPGLRSAVTVLARADTDLTSVQLDYAGPQIRSASWNGAPVPFHRDDSTDKLIIEWPLKRGERATITVTSEGEPAGKPDPTLPMSLGWHSVPATSTQPGANFAFSEPDGTHTFLPCNDHPSDPATFTTHLTVPQGVTAAASGQLQRDQLNPDGTHTVTYALTTPVPTYALSVHVGQLDHVRRPDLTSGSRVIERHDYFPSSVPADIRAPYDRTDQMLRVLTDWFGPYPFQTYGSAVVTSDLPALETATLSTMPVRSSQVRVIVHELAHQWFGNAVPLADWSDTWLNEGFATYAELLWAEAEGEDPTALVSRWRSQLQRGTRPLIATTQAQMFDASAYARGALALHALRTHSGDQAFRAFLHEYTRTRAARPTRTADLFALTRQRLGPDASALLHRWVQDPNLPASP from the coding sequence ATGCCACGGCTCATTCGGACCGGCGCACTCATGTGCCTCCTGACCACCGGTCAGGCCGTCCCAACGCCCTCTCACACAGACACGCTGCTGGACTCGCTGTACCCCCAGCTGGGGCAGCCTGGCCTGAACGTCCTGCACTACGACGTGCGCCTCGACATTCCACAGCCCGGCACACCCGGGCTGCGCAGCGCCGTCACCGTCCTGGCCCGGGCGGACACCGACCTCACGTCAGTCCAGCTGGATTACGCCGGTCCCCAGATTCGCTCGGCCAGCTGGAACGGCGCGCCCGTCCCCTTCCACCGCGACGACAGCACCGACAAACTCATCATCGAGTGGCCCCTGAAACGGGGCGAGCGCGCCACCATCACCGTCACCAGCGAGGGCGAGCCCGCCGGCAAACCGGACCCCACCCTTCCCATGAGTCTCGGCTGGCACAGCGTCCCGGCCACGTCCACCCAGCCGGGCGCGAACTTCGCCTTCAGCGAGCCGGACGGTACCCACACCTTCCTGCCCTGCAACGACCATCCCTCCGACCCGGCCACCTTCACCACCCACCTCACCGTGCCGCAGGGCGTCACGGCCGCCGCCAGCGGGCAGCTTCAGCGCGACCAGCTCAACCCCGACGGCACCCACACCGTCACCTACGCCCTGACCACCCCGGTACCCACCTACGCCCTCAGTGTTCACGTGGGGCAGCTCGATCACGTGCGCCGCCCCGACCTGACCAGCGGCAGCCGGGTGATCGAGCGCCACGACTACTTCCCCAGCAGCGTGCCCGCCGACATCCGCGCCCCCTACGACCGGACCGATCAGATGCTGCGCGTCCTGACCGACTGGTTTGGGCCCTACCCCTTTCAGACCTACGGGTCGGCGGTCGTCACGTCCGACCTGCCCGCGCTGGAAACGGCGACGCTGTCCACCATGCCCGTCAGGTCCAGTCAGGTCCGCGTGATCGTGCACGAACTCGCCCACCAGTGGTTCGGGAACGCCGTCCCCCTGGCCGACTGGAGCGACACCTGGCTGAACGAGGGCTTCGCCACCTACGCCGAGCTGCTCTGGGCCGAAGCGGAAGGAGAGGACCCCACCGCGCTCGTGAGCCGCTGGCGCAGTCAGCTGCAGCGCGGCACGCGGCCCCTGATCGCCACCACCCAGGCCCAGATGTTCGACGCCAGCGCCTACGCCCGCGGCGCCCTCGCCCTGCACGCCCTGCGCACGCACAGCGGCGACCAGGCCTTCCGCGCCTTCCTGCACGAGTACACCCGCACGCGCGCCGCCCGGCCCACCCGCACCGCTGACCTCTTCGCCCTGACGCGCCAGCGGCTGGGCCCGGACGCCTCGGCCCTCCTGCACCGCTGGGTGCAGGACCCCAACCTGCCCGCCAGCCCGTGA